The following proteins are encoded in a genomic region of Nocardioides renjunii:
- a CDS encoding acyltransferase family protein — protein MSPASRDPWLDNVKMVLVTLVVVGHAIGLVEETKGSHWVYDFIYLWHIPAFVFISGYLSKSFEWDRRRLKNLVYTLAVPYLLFEPALFYYRREVVGEGVTGPLWLEPHWTMWYLIVLLMWRLVTPILKLHWLFLPLSVIVSLLGGLWTDDALMMPRFLGLLPFFVLGLHLKPRHLAHLDDVWVRLAAVPTLVGIGIMAVYTDTWAETALLWYDTGYSDLPIDNEIAFQTRLTVMMVGLAGAFAAMALVPRRDLGWFTTMGTATMVIYLFHGFVIKTFLALGWPDFTAAQPILGLVLTILGAVALTLLLASPPVRRVLEPFTNPLGWIEQRRRSTRSERTPA, from the coding sequence GTGTCCCCCGCGTCCCGTGACCCGTGGCTCGACAACGTCAAGATGGTGCTCGTGACCCTGGTCGTGGTCGGTCATGCGATCGGGTTGGTCGAGGAGACCAAGGGCAGCCACTGGGTCTACGACTTCATCTACCTGTGGCACATCCCCGCGTTCGTCTTCATCAGCGGCTATCTCTCCAAGTCGTTCGAGTGGGACCGGCGGCGGCTGAAGAACCTCGTCTACACCCTGGCGGTGCCCTATCTGCTCTTCGAGCCGGCGCTGTTCTACTACCGGCGCGAGGTCGTCGGGGAGGGCGTGACCGGTCCGTTGTGGCTCGAGCCGCACTGGACGATGTGGTACCTCATCGTGCTGCTCATGTGGCGGCTGGTGACGCCGATCCTCAAGCTGCACTGGCTGTTCCTGCCGCTCTCGGTGATCGTCAGCCTGCTCGGCGGGCTGTGGACCGACGACGCCCTGATGATGCCGCGCTTCCTCGGCCTGCTCCCCTTCTTCGTGCTGGGCCTGCACCTCAAGCCGCGCCACCTCGCGCACCTCGACGACGTGTGGGTCCGCCTCGCCGCGGTCCCGACGCTGGTCGGCATCGGCATCATGGCGGTCTACACCGACACGTGGGCCGAGACGGCGCTGCTCTGGTACGACACCGGCTACTCCGACCTGCCCATCGACAACGAGATCGCGTTCCAGACGCGGCTGACGGTGATGATGGTCGGCCTGGCGGGGGCGTTCGCCGCGATGGCCCTCGTGCCCCGGCGCGACCTCGGCTGGTTCACCACCATGGGCACGGCGACGATGGTCATCTACCTCTTCCACGGCTTCGTCATCAAGACGTTCCTGGCGCTCGGTTGGCCGGACTTCACCGCGGCGCAACCCATCCTCGGGCTGGTGCTGACGATCCTGGGTGCGGTCGCGCTCACTCTCCTGCTCGCCAGCCCGCCGGTCCGTCGCGTGCTCGAGCCGTTCACCAACCCGCTCGGCTGGATCGAGCAGCGCCGCAGGAGCACCCGTTCGGAGCGCACCCCGGCCTGA
- a CDS encoding NUDIX domain-containing protein, whose protein sequence is MGSLPRRQRVAAYAVMLRERGGRVEILLSRLAPRVSRAEMWTLPGGGVDHGEDPRAALVREIYEETGLAAAVGETAHVYSAHMPRAPRDGLLVDAHAIRIVYDAWVPPDAPAPRVVEVDGSTIEAAWHRLEDVASGAVPVATQVTDALVDHQPHRLQRVAAYALVRRGDDVLLTRLSTRAAHPGRWTLPGGGVDHGEHPSVALAREVEEECGLPCEVTGLLGVHDTHFAGHAPSGRIEDYHGIHLVYAATVGEGEPHVQEVDGTTEAVAWVPMADIEAGAVDVLDLVRYATRSTHD, encoded by the coding sequence ATGGGTTCCCTGCCGAGGAGACAGCGAGTGGCGGCGTACGCCGTCATGCTCCGCGAGCGTGGAGGGCGCGTCGAGATCCTGCTCAGCCGCCTCGCGCCCCGGGTCTCGCGCGCCGAGATGTGGACGCTCCCGGGCGGCGGCGTCGACCACGGTGAGGACCCCCGTGCGGCGCTGGTGCGCGAGATCTACGAGGAGACCGGGCTCGCCGCCGCGGTCGGTGAGACGGCCCACGTCTACAGCGCCCACATGCCTCGCGCGCCTCGCGACGGGCTGCTCGTGGACGCCCACGCGATCCGCATCGTCTACGACGCCTGGGTCCCGCCGGACGCCCCGGCACCCCGGGTCGTCGAGGTCGACGGGTCCACCATCGAGGCCGCCTGGCACCGGCTCGAGGACGTGGCCTCCGGCGCCGTCCCGGTCGCGACGCAGGTGACCGACGCCCTCGTCGACCACCAGCCCCACCGGCTGCAGCGCGTCGCGGCGTACGCCCTGGTCCGCCGCGGCGACGACGTGCTGCTCACCCGGCTCTCCACGCGCGCCGCGCACCCGGGGAGGTGGACGCTGCCCGGCGGTGGGGTCGACCACGGCGAACACCCGTCCGTGGCGCTGGCCCGCGAGGTCGAGGAGGAGTGCGGCCTGCCCTGCGAGGTGACCGGGCTGCTCGGCGTCCACGACACCCACTTCGCCGGGCACGCGCCGTCGGGTCGGATCGAGGACTACCACGGCATCCACCTCGTCTACGCCGCCACGGTCGGCGAGGGCGAGCCGCACGTGCAGGAGGTCGACGGCACCACCGAGGCGGTCGCGTGGGTGCCGATGGCCGACATCGAGGCCGGCGCCGTCGACGTCCTCGACCTGGTCCGCTATGCCACGAGGAGCACGCATGACTGA
- a CDS encoding hydroxyacid-oxoacid transhydrogenase, whose translation MTETVFTYAAPGLKFGRGASDEIGWDVEQLVATAGSARRVLLVTDPGVAATGSPDRVAASMTARGLDVTVFAGARVEPTDASLEEAIAFARDAGPFDAVVAVGGGSAIDTAKAVDLLLTNAGSLMEYVNAPVGGGRAPEHPLLPLVAVPTTTGTGAESTTICVLDVLALKVKTGISHARLRPTLAVVDPDLTMTQPAMVTASCGMDILCHALESWTARWFGDFDAKQPEQRVPYCGANPIADMWAEKSLSLLAGAFRTAVRDGSDREAREQMALAATFAGLGFGNAGVHVPHACAYPIAGRVRDYRPEGYPADEPIVPHGMAVVMTAPAAFALTHEASPERHRRAAELLGGDGEPLPAVLRGLMRDVGLPSGLAELGYGAADVDDLVEGALKQQRLLATAPIAVTAEDLATVFRESLEHW comes from the coding sequence ATGACTGAGACCGTCTTCACCTATGCCGCACCCGGCCTGAAGTTCGGCCGCGGCGCCAGCGACGAGATCGGCTGGGACGTCGAGCAGCTCGTCGCCACTGCGGGCTCGGCCCGGCGGGTGCTGCTGGTCACCGACCCCGGCGTGGCGGCGACCGGCAGCCCCGACCGGGTGGCGGCGTCGATGACCGCGCGGGGCCTCGACGTCACGGTGTTCGCCGGCGCCCGGGTCGAGCCGACGGACGCCTCGCTCGAGGAGGCCATCGCCTTCGCGCGCGACGCCGGGCCCTTCGACGCCGTCGTCGCCGTCGGCGGCGGGTCCGCGATCGACACCGCCAAGGCCGTCGACCTGCTGCTGACCAACGCCGGGTCGCTCATGGAGTACGTCAACGCGCCCGTCGGCGGCGGCCGGGCCCCCGAGCACCCTCTCCTCCCGCTCGTCGCCGTCCCGACCACCACCGGCACCGGGGCGGAGTCGACGACCATCTGCGTCCTCGACGTGCTCGCGCTCAAGGTCAAGACCGGCATCTCCCACGCCCGCCTGCGGCCCACCCTGGCCGTCGTCGACCCGGACCTCACCATGACGCAGCCGGCGATGGTGACCGCCTCGTGCGGGATGGACATCCTGTGCCACGCCCTCGAGAGCTGGACCGCGCGCTGGTTCGGCGACTTCGACGCCAAGCAGCCCGAGCAGCGGGTGCCCTACTGCGGCGCCAACCCGATCGCCGACATGTGGGCGGAGAAGTCGCTGTCACTGCTCGCCGGTGCGTTCCGGACCGCGGTGCGCGACGGCAGCGACCGCGAGGCGCGCGAGCAGATGGCGCTGGCCGCCACCTTCGCCGGGCTCGGCTTCGGCAACGCCGGCGTGCACGTCCCCCACGCCTGCGCGTACCCGATCGCCGGCCGCGTCCGGGACTACCGGCCCGAGGGCTACCCGGCCGACGAGCCCATCGTCCCGCACGGGATGGCCGTCGTGATGACGGCGCCCGCAGCCTTTGCGCTCACCCACGAGGCGTCGCCCGAGCGGCACCGACGTGCGGCCGAGCTGCTCGGCGGTGACGGCGAGCCACTCCCTGCCGTGCTGCGCGGGCTGATGCGCGACGTGGGCCTGCCGAGCGGCCTGGCCGAGCTCGGCTACGGCGCGGCCGACGTCGACGACCTGGTGGAGGGCGCGCTCAAGCAGCAGCGACTGCTCGCGACCGCCCCCATCGCGGTCACGGCCGAGGACCTGGCGACGGTGTTCCGGGAGTCGCTCGAGCACTGGTGA